ATACAATAAAAGAAACACCAGAAAGCATTTCAAACAGAAACTGTCCAATCGGCACACAGTAACATTAAAACCTCCCAACCAAAATCATATACATTATTGCATCCTCACACCTTCAAATTATTAGTATCTGAAGACAATTTTCTTTAGGTGGGTTAACTATTAGATATCATTATTACATGAGTAAAAGTAAATTCTAGGTAGTTTAATTATTTGAGATGAAGGGCTAAATATTCAGCATTAACTACTTAATTAGTTCTGAAATTAACATGACTATATTTAAGGTGTTTCTAAATTATGAATTAGCCACAAGAAGAGAAAGATTAACATATGTGCATGACTACTTCATAGTTTTATTCTATTTgaattctttaattttttttatatgttgaAATAGTTTAAATAATTGTTAGTTACGACTATTTCTTTTGTTTGAGAAATCATTAATTAATTTGGATTATTTGAACATTTAAGAAGCTATTCAAATTTAATTAGTATATTTAAAGACTTAAATTATTTAGAATAGGGATTAATGTGAGATTTCGAGTTTTAAATAACTAgtttaaataaattaaattactTTAAATATCTCATTTTGCACCCCCGAGCTTTCATGGTAGTCAGCATGATGGTTCGTCTTTTGTTGTTCTGTCATCATCCATTCCCAGCATATCTAGGTTGGATATTAGAGTCTCTTGCCCAGCTACATCTAGTGCTGCTTCTGCACCATCTAGTAGAAGCAGGCAGAATTTTGGAGGGGATGTACAATTTGATAGTTATAATCGATTGATAATCGTCCCCCACGAGGATGGGTAAGAAGGTTCTTATATAAATTTTTATGTTTTAGATGTACTTTTAGATATATTAACATTAAGGAATATTTATTTGCAATTAAAACTTTTGAAATTAAAAGATGTATATTAATTATATTTCAGGAAGATTATCATAAAAGGTTGGAAGAATGGCAACAAACTCAACCTCCTTCAACACAACCAACACCTGATGATATGGCTTCATTATGGACAGAGGCAATGGGTGGAGTAAACAAAGGCAGAATCTACGGACTAAGAGTATGTCGACCTACAGGTCATCCAAACCCACGCTTAGCCAATTCTTCTTCTACTCAAAATCATGAACAAATGGAATATATGAGAAACGAAATTCGTGAATTGAAGCAACAATGGACTCCCAATACGGAACATTTGTTAAGATGCAGAAATTCATAAGTAAATATGGGCATGATTTATCTGATGATGAGGTTGAACAAACTGAAACTGATGTGTAGTAGTTTAGTTGTGATGTTTTGGTTGAGTGGTAAACTTGATTGTGAGAGACAACTTTATGTATTGCTTTTAAACTTGAATATGGACTACTATTTGGATGTTTTTATGCCCAAAATTGTTAGGTTTAAAGGTTGATAGTGTTGGTTTAAATTGTGTTAATGGTTGTCATTGTTGGTTTAAATTTTGCTAATGTATTGTTAATTTAGATTGTGTTAATGTATAGTTGGTTGGTATTATTGTATTAATGTATCGTTGGTTTAGATTGTTGTTAATGTATTGTTGATTGGTATTTTTTGTTTGTAATAATTTGACACGTGGTGTAGCTCGAAATTGGCCAGAATTCTGCACAGTTTTATACAAAATTCCAACTGAATTCGGACTGAAACGGTCGGACATCTGCCTAGATTTAACCATAAATTCCAAGATTTTCAACCGATTCGGttggaaattttttaaaaaattaatattcaaaaaatTTTGACGGATTCCATcggaaattaaataaaatttaatttttaattattaatttcCGACTGATTCGGtcataaatatataaaaattaatattCAATAATTTTCAACGGATTTCGTcggaaattaaataaaatataatttaattattaattttatttGTATTATTACGACTGATTCAGTCGGAAAATTCCGACCACTTTAGTCGGAAACGTGAATTATTTGGTTGTCTGACCTTTTGAAATTTGTGACCACTTTGGCCGGATATCACAGACAGATTCGGTCGGAAATTATTTTCCGACCAACTTTTTTCCGACCGATCAATTTCGGTCGGAAAGTAGTCGAAAATACGTGATTTTCGACCGAATTCCAACCATTTTGGTCGTCGGATATCTGCAATTTTCTAGTAGATGTATAGAGAACAAAATAGTTTTGATCAATTGCAGTCTTCCTACATATGAGAGGTATCTGGCAGTCCAGGTCTTAATTCTGCCCAAGATTTTCTCTATCAGTGGTTGGCATTGTGAGACAGATATCCTCTTAGTGCTTAGAGGAACTCCCTGGTACTTAAAAGGAAATTCACCCTTGGAGAACATCATCTCACTTCAGATCTGTTATTGGTCATTACAATTCACCTCTCCAAAATAGATTAGAGCTCTTATTCGCATTAGCTTTCAAACCTGATGCTTTGGAGAAAGAATCAAAGCATTCATATAGCATACCCACAGATATGACATCTCCTCTGCAGAACAACAAGAGATCATCTACAAACCCCAATTGGACTATCTTCAATTGCTCACACTTAGGATGATAGTTGAAGTTTGGCTTTCTCTACAATGTCTTGAGCAttcttgtcatgaccccaaatttTATAataagtcgtgatggcgcccgaCACCGTTGTCAGGAAAGCCAATCCTAATTAACTAGTGAGTTCTCGATTGTTTTATTCAAACATTTTCAATATTCACTTAACTTATATTTTAGCAGATCGAAAATCAACAGTTTCATGACATTAGAAATTCAACCAAAAAATGATAGTCTATAGTGTGTTCTAGGAACTAGTAACACAAGTACTATGGAAAAtcgtagaatatacaaaataccACTATCGTACTTCCTGAAACAGAGTAGACAGTACATAATCAgctacaaaagaagagaactccgGTATGCTGTAGAATGGCTCAGAAGGGGTAGCTCACTGTGGGATCTCGATCAGGCATCAGGAACGCGCGGCGGAAGGGTAACTAGATGCACATGCTTCAGATCTTGTACAGTTAagtgcagaagcatagtatgactACATAAACAACATGTGCCCAGCAAGTATCCAATCTAaactcgaagaagtagtgacgaggggtcgacttgacacttgctaaggtcaatatcaataataatataTAAGGCTTACACTAAGCAGGTTCAGAATGAATATAATAACGATCTCAGAATGAAAAAGGAAATTATATATCAAATTCACTCATGTCATATAATAATTTGCACTTCAAGCATTTAAACAGAGTAAATCACAGAGTTATTTCCACATAAATATCATgtgcacattatgccgaggtcgtatggtccggtccaacataataataactgtgcactgccagagagtcgaatgacgcgaaccatagatgcatctatttctttCGAGGCGATTGGCccaatccacaaatatcaattattatCAAGAAGGCACATAAAGGTGCATTTATAGTCAAATAAATTCATATAAGTTCTCAAGTAAGTGCATATGtttgtttatatttattttcaaTCCCTAATATGTCCTAAGTGTTCTCATTAGCAAGTAAGAACATAAGCATTTGCAAGTATGGCATGATacaggtcctaaactacccgaacaattagcataatagtagctacgcacagactctcgtcaccacgTGTGTACGTAGTCCCCCACAGACAATCACATACATTTATTAGATTCACCTAGGGGTTTATTTCCCTCTTACGAGGTTATAAAGGAGACTAACCTCGCTCCAAAGCTTACTTGTAATATCAAGAACGTGCTCAAAACCTCAATTTGGAGCTGAACGATCCAAAACAAATTAaacggggtaagaactagtcaatacaagctcaagagttcatattctaactattaaaataattttccaaccctaaatacaagtttcctaaaatccatccccgggcccacgtgcccggattccggaaataTTTTagggaagttgttacccataacctaaggatcaagaatatatgatttctactttattccataacaaatttcgtggtaaaatcttgtttttatcaaaaccttaggttttactctaatcccatgattttcactaatttttgtgtgttaatctacccataaaccaAGTATtgaactcacattaagtagaggTAACTTACCTTACAAGTGCTAAGTTGAAATCCCTCTTTGTAAGCTCCCACATCGCCCAAACAATGAATGAAATATGTCAAAAATGGCACATTCCCATATTAAATGAAGGTACTGCCTTCAgcaatttccgcacctgcggttaagGGAACACATCTGCGATCTCGCTTCTGTGAGGGAATGTCCGCATCTGCGGAGTTGGGTTGGGCTGGGCTGGCTGGGACTTCTTCTACGGTTTGGGGGCCGCTCCTGTGGTTTCGCTTCTGCGGAAGAGGAGCCTCTTCTGCGGTTCCTGGGCTCCTCCCCTTGGCTGCACCTATGAAGGCtcgaccgcttctgtggtctcgCACTTGCGGCTAAcgaaccgcaggtgcagttatgaaaGATACCAGGAACTTCAGCTCCTTCCAAAACATTCCAACTTCActtgagcctcgtccgattgatgctCAGGGCCCccggccccgcccgaacataccggcaagtttgaaatcataaaacggaaTCGCTCAAACCCTCGGAACGCccaaaacaacgctaaatctaagaatcaccccctaaaaccaattgatccAAACTTACgaacttcaagttctttaatttaCAACCAATGCGATGAAacacacttatactactcggattgacaccaaattttgcgtgcaaatCTTAAATGACAATACGGAGATATTCCCGATCTCGGATCTCCGTTCAGACCTTGATAACAaaaaaacccgctccaaaccaaatatttaagaacttcaaaatccttaaggaattgactttcactattaggcaccaaaacgctcccaggtcatccaaaacccaattcggacaaacgcccaagtccgaaatcatcatatgaacctgttgGAACTTTCAAATCCGAATTCCGAGTTTGTTTACTCAAAACaatgaccgaagtcaaacttggccttttaatcCAACcataaggaaccaagtgttccgatttcaacacaactcttccaaatcccgaaccaaccatctcCGCAAgttataaatcagtaaaagcacaTACGGAAAGTCTTATctaggggaacggggttctaaaaagcaaaacaacCAGTTGGGTTATactctccacctcttaaacaaacatgtGTCCTCAaacgggtttagattcatacctgaagtgccGAATAAGCATGGACATTtgctctgcatgtcctcctcaaactcccaggtcacctcatctactggttggcccctccactggacctttaccaCAGAAATCCTCTTAGATCTCAACTGGCAATCCtgcctatcaataatggcaactggctcctcctcataacccaaactctcatccagctgaataaTATTGAAGTCTAACATATAGGACAAGTCGGCGTGATACTTTCGCAatatagatacgtgaaaaaccgaATGAACTCTCGAtaagctgggaggtaaagcaagttcataagcaacctccccaactcacctcaacacctcaaatgggccaataaaccttgggctcaatttgcccttcttcccgaatctcataatacccttaaTCGGCGAGACTTTCAGGAGAACcttctcgccgaccatgaatgataAATCGCACTCCTTCTAattcgcgtaactcttctatctggattgAGTTGTATGGAGCCTTTCctaaatcaactttaccttttctaaggcatctttCACCAAATCTATACCATATAAAGcatcaccgggctcaaaccacccaataggAGAATGACATTGCCGGccgtataaagcctcaaatggagtcctctcgatgctggactgataactattgttgtaagtaaactcggccaaaggcaagaaataatcccactgtcctccaaagtcaatcgcACAtactctaagcatgtcctccaaaagcTGAACTGTTTGCTCCGACTTTCtgtcggtctgaggatggaatgttgtgctgAGCTCCACATGGGTCCTCAACTCACTCTGAAtagctctccaaaaatgtgaagtgaactgagggcctctatctgatatgatagaAACGGGCACACCGTGCAACTGAACTATCTCTCGAATGTAGATATGTGCCAACCTCTCTGTAGTATAAGTACTCACCACTGgaataaagtgtgccgacttggtcaacctattgATAATGACCTAAACCGCATCAAACTTCTGCAATGTCCGCGGCAACCCGACTACAAAGTCCATATCAATGTGCTCCCCcttccactcaggtatagtcaTCTGCTGTAGTAGGCCACCTAggctctggtgctcatacttaacctgctaacaattcaaacaccgagccacatactcAACGATGTTTTTCTTCAtccgccgccaccaataatgctgtctcaagtcACTATACATCTTCATAGTaactggatgaatggaatattgtGAACTATGTGCCTCCTCTATAATCCTCTCCCTCAAGCTATCAACATTAGGAATACATAGACTACCCTAGAGTCGCAAAAAatcatcctcgccaatagaaacctccttagCACTACCCTGCAGCACCATCTCTCTGAGAActgccaaatgcggatcatcgAACTGCCGAGCCTTGATCTACCCCAAAAGTGAAGACTCAGAAACAACACATGCAAGGACTAGGCTGGGCTCTGagatgtccaacctcacaagtctattagccaaggattgaatgtccaaagctagtggtctctcctccgctgaaatgaatgccaagctgcCCATACTCTTTGCTTTCCTACTCAtggcatccgcgaccacatttgccttgtctggatgataaagaatggtgatgtcacaattctttagtaactcaagccatctacgctgcctcaaattaagatccttctgcttgaacaaatgctacaagctgcgatgatcagtataaacctcataggacaccccatacagataatgcctctatATCTTAAGAGCATAAACAATCGTTGCTAACTCCATGTCATGCAAAGGGTAGTTCTAttcatgaatcttcagctgacaTAAAACATATGCAATAAATCGCCTATCCTGCATTAACACACATCCAAAGCCGACGcatgaagcatcgcaatatatCGTATACATCCCCGAACTGGAAGGAAACACAAGAACTGGtattgtagtcaaagctgtcttgagcttctaaaagctcatctcacaatcatcggaccaacggaaaggagaacccttctgggtcaatctagtcagaggtgatgcaatagatgaaaaaccctgCACGAACCGACTATAATAACCTACAAACCCTAGGAAACTCCTAATCTCGGTAACTGAAGTAGGACATGGCCAactttgaactgcctcaatcttcttcggatccaccttaataccctctcctaacacaatatgccccaagaatgccactgactctaaccaaaactcacacttggagaacttagcatatagtttctactctcgcaaggtctgaagcactactctcaaatgatGCTCGTGCTCTCCCAGactacgtgagtatatcaagatgtcgtcaatgaagacgataacaaaggaatcaatataaggtctgaacaccctattcattaagtccataaatgttgttggggtattagtcaagccaaaggacatcacccaaagctcataatgaccatatctagtacggaaagcagtcttcagaacatttgagtcccgaatcttcaaccgATGGTACCCAAATGTCAAGTCGATCTTAGataacaccctagcaccctgcaactggtcgaacaaatcatcaatccgcggcaacgggtacttgttcttgatggtagccttgttgaactggtggtaatcaatgcacatctgcatggtcccatccttcttctttacaaacaacactggtgcaacccaaggtgacacacttggtctaacaaacccctttgctaacaactcctcaagctgctccttcaactgtTTCAAAGaaatacgatatggtggaatagatattgGCTGGGTACCTAGatccaaatcaatacagaaatcaatatcacgatctggtggcatgccatAAAGGTCAGAAGGAAATACATCGGTGAACTCCCGGACTACTGGTactgaatcaatcatcggagactctatagtggtgtcccgaacataggCTAGATACGCAAAGCAACCCTTCTttaccatatgtcgagccttcagaaaagagatcacccgactagatgtactaactgaggaacccttccactctaacCTTGGCAACTCTGGCATCACTAAAATAATAGTCTTGGCGTGTCAATCCAGGACGGCGTGGTATGGGGATGACCAATCCATGCCTAGTATAACCTtaaagtcggtcatatcaagcaat
This sequence is a window from Nicotiana sylvestris chromosome 3, ASM39365v2, whole genome shotgun sequence. Protein-coding genes within it:
- the LOC138887108 gene encoding uncharacterized protein; translation: MPELPRLEWKGSSVSTSSRVISFLKARHMVKKGCFAYLAYVRDTTIESPMIDSVPVVREFTDVFPSDLYGMPPDRDIDFCIDLDLGTQPISIPPYRISLKQLKEQLEELLAKGFVRPNKANVVADAMSRKAKSMGSLAFISAEERPLALDIQSLANRLVSLRERIIEEAHSSQYSIHPVTMKMYSDLRQHYWWRRMKKNIVELTKSAHFIPVVSTYTTERLAHIYIREIVQLHGVPVSIISDRGPQFTSHFWRAIQSELRTHVELSTTFHPQTDRKSEQTVQLLEDMLRVCAIDFGGQWDYFLPLAEFTYNNSYQSSIERTPFEALYGRQCHSPIGWFEPGDALYGIDLVKDALEKLDESLGYEEEPVAIIDRQDCQLRSKRISVVKVQWRGQPVDEVTWEFEEDMQSKCPCLFGTSGSTIVVFCIFYDFP